From the genome of Papaver somniferum cultivar HN1 chromosome 2, ASM357369v1, whole genome shotgun sequence, one region includes:
- the LOC113351417 gene encoding uncharacterized protein LOC113351417, giving the protein MIHKLIDAGDLKKYIQKAETNDKAKRNKQVQLSEGNRTLNIISFSEPDGPSLTAQIGKRLRKQFEDYYELYKIDGVEVDEHEDWMDAPMIFDADDVEEDMDDHNDPLVLTLPVAGCNVKNIFIDGGNSFNVLFYDTFKRMELNDEQLMSSYFTIYGFDGSPTNPLGDIELEVKAGPMKVNALFSVVDTPSPYNAIIGRKWVHKLKGVAATYQQ; this is encoded by the coding sequence atgatccaTAAGCTGATCGATGCCGGCGATCTCAAGAAATATATTCAGAAGGCAGAGACCAATGATAAGGCCAAACGAAACAAACAAGTTCAACTATCTGAAGGTAACCGGACACTCAACATTATTTCCTTCTCTGAGCCCGATGGCCCTTCACTGACTGCACAAATAGGGAAAAGATTAAGAAAACAATTCGAGGACTATTACGAGCTGTACAAGATCGATGGAGTAGAAGTTGATGAACACGAGGATTGGATGGACGCGCCAATGATATTCGACGCAGATGatgtcgaagaagatatggatgatcataacgatcccttggttcTCACATTACCAGTGGCAGGATGCAATGTCAAGAATATTTTTATTGACGGGGGAAACTCATTCAATGTGTTATTTTACGATACGTTCAAGCGAATGGAGTTaaatgatgaacaattgatgtcttCTTACTTCACCATCTACGGATTCGATGGTTCCCCAACAAATCCCTTAGGGGACATTGAGTTAGAAGTAAAGGCCGGACCGATGAAGGTCAACGCACTATTCAGCGTGGTAGacaccccatccccctataatGCTATTATCGGCCGAAAATGGGTGCACAAACTCAAAGGAGTAGCGGCAACATATCAACAATAA
- the LOC113351418 gene encoding uncharacterized protein LOC113351418, whose product MALVQTPASQIPNIKFRHLCRKDLRHADALAYILSMLKDNNLEAIKIVRDYEPSVIPQQTFSTTNRENYIEEDIVEDDVWEDIADDFAEDDILSRANKYEDFSNEEYWRTEVHLYLKTGTLPSHVKQARKVQSKEGRYDLRDEILYKKSSLGPLLRCLSREEGHRILKDIHYGDTLGLLQNGEWTSSNLSLQAQAKNDSSKFGIPADIFSDNGKQLQGKNIDMLFDTFKIRKNKSTPIYPQRNGQAEATNKTIALTLKKTLDEYKGRWCEQLHNVLWSYQTTRRTSTGESSFLLAYGAEAIIPIKIIIPTTKTESWEKNLTSDMMFERLDDLEERSEATL is encoded by the exons ATGGCTTTAGTCCAAACTCCAGCTTCACAAataccaaacatcaaattccgacacttATGCAGGAAAGACCTACGTCATGCCGACGCCCTGGCATACATATTATCAATGCTGAAGGACAATAATTTGGAGGCCATCAAGATAGTAAGAGACTACGAACCTTCGGTCATCCCACAACAGACCTTCTCCACAACTAATCGTGAAAACTATATAGAGGAGGACATTGTCGAAGATGATGTATGGGAAGATATTGCCGATGACTTCGCCGAAGATGATATTTTGTCAAGAGCCAACAAATATGAAGATTTTAGTAACGAAGAATACTGGAGAACCGAAGTCCACCTTTATCTCAAAACAGGAACGCTGCCCTCACATGTCAAGCAAGCTCGTAAAGTACAATCAAAGGAAGGGAGATATGATCTTCGAGATGAAATATTATATAAGAAGTCTTCCCTCGGCCCTCTATTACGATGCTTGTCCAGAGAAGAAGGTCATCGTATCCTAAAGGACATTCATTACGGAGATACCCTTGGCCTTTTGCAAAATGGGGAATGGACATCGTCGAACCTTTCATTACAGGCACAGGCAAAAAACGATTCCTCAAA gtttggcatcccCGCAGATATTTTCTCCGATAATGGGAAGCAATTGCAAGGAAAAAACAtcgacatgctcttcgacaccttcaaaatCAGAAAGAACAAATCTACTCCCATCTATCCCCAGAGAAATGGACAAGccgaagctaccaacaagaccatCGCTTTGACCCTCAAGAAAACCCTGGACGAATACAAAGGACGATGGTGTGAGcagctgcataatgtgttatggtcATACCAGACCACACGAAGGACATCAACTGGAGAATCTTCGTTCCTGCTCGCTTATGGAGCCGAAGCGATAATCCCAATTAAGATCATCATCCCTACGACCAAGACCGAATCTTGGGAAAAGAATCTCACCTCAGATATGATGTTTGAAAGACTCGATGATCTAGAGGAAAGGAGCGAAGCAACGTTATAA